One Mycolicibacterium crocinum DNA window includes the following coding sequences:
- a CDS encoding bifunctional nitrate reductase/sulfite reductase flavoprotein subunit alpha — MGVGDDCADHIRTACSYCGVGCGIEVRTKPGLGGPVIASVVGDRLHPTNGGRLCTKGATHAELMGNPDGRAMNALIRRARGEEFDAASVDDAVATVGARLADIADRHGPDSIALYVSGQMSLEAQYLATKLAKGFIRTVNIESNSRLCMASAATGYKQSLGADGPPGSYDDFDCADVFFVIGANMADCHPILFLRMADRLRAGAKLIVVDPRRTATAEKADLYLQLRPGTDLALLNGLLHLLVESGDIDADFIAAHTEGWAAMPEFLADYPPARVADLTGLAEADIRTAATMIAQAGEWMSLWTMGLNQSTHGTWNTNAICNLHLATGAICRPGSGPLSLTGQPNAMGGREMGYMGPGLPGQRSVVSAADRSFVESMWGLEPGTIRSEVNRGTVDMFSQMASRDIKACWIICTNPVASVPNRAGVIAGLEAAEFVVTQDAYADTATTRYADVVLPAALWAESDGVMVNSERNLTLVQRCVPSAGQSRPDWQLICQVAAAMGFGAHFDYRSSEEVFDEIRGFANPQTGYDIRGVSYDRLRETPVQWPCAPGDTDDRHPIRYLDDGVLAFATPSGRAVFHARPHMEPHECPDDEYPLVLNTGRLPHQWHTMTKTGRVAKLTRLDNGPFVEVHPADAAALDILDGQPVEVSSRRGRAVLPAVVTDRVRPGTCFAPFHWNDEHGDDVTVNAVTSDAVDQQSLQPELKVCAVRLHPLDMSPVQAQPDRRALSGGPVVLWASQTGNAEDLAARLVDEFATNGVEADLASMADVNPAELACVRDVFVVTSTFGDGGPPDNGVTFWGRLRAPDAPALPGVRFAVLGIGDRSYDQFCGHARAVDARLAELGGRRVVDRSDCEIHDEVAIGQWIRRIVRLINPAATVEVPTATAAKRFTRAEPIHAKLSRNVRLTPVSAAKEVREFGFDISEHGVGYSVGDSLGVMPINDDDDVSEWLSVTGLPGDEVIEVDGVDCTLREALTTRYDICRLTPNLVTFLADAATDKATVKHLRGALENLDTWRLGRNGIDVIRSFGVRADARQWQDALVRLTPRSYSISSSPLISPHEVQLTVSVVRYDGPHGARRGGVCSTYLADRAADAATPIFLQHSPHFRPPHDPCAPVVMIGAGTGIAPFRGFLQERRALGHTGRNWLFFGDQHRAENFYYRDDLTSMVSDGFLSRLDLAFSRDQAKRIYVQNKMIDNGALLWSWLQDGAHLYVCGDAAGMATGVDAALSTIIATHGRLSAEATHDYKRELVATKRYLRDVY; from the coding sequence GTGGGTGTCGGAGATGACTGCGCTGACCACATCCGCACCGCATGCTCGTATTGCGGTGTCGGGTGTGGCATCGAGGTGCGCACCAAACCCGGCCTCGGAGGTCCGGTCATCGCCAGTGTCGTCGGTGACCGGCTTCATCCCACCAACGGCGGCCGGTTGTGCACGAAGGGCGCCACACACGCCGAATTGATGGGCAACCCCGACGGCCGCGCGATGAATGCCCTGATTCGTCGCGCCCGCGGGGAGGAATTCGACGCCGCGTCCGTCGATGACGCCGTCGCGACCGTGGGCGCCAGGCTTGCCGACATCGCGGATCGCCACGGCCCGGACTCGATCGCCCTCTACGTGTCCGGCCAGATGTCGCTCGAGGCCCAGTATCTCGCGACGAAACTGGCCAAGGGTTTTATCCGCACCGTCAACATTGAATCGAACTCGCGGCTGTGCATGGCCAGCGCGGCAACGGGATACAAACAATCGCTCGGTGCTGACGGGCCGCCGGGTTCCTACGACGACTTCGACTGCGCTGACGTGTTCTTCGTCATCGGCGCCAATATGGCCGATTGCCATCCGATCCTGTTCCTGCGGATGGCCGACCGGCTGCGGGCCGGCGCCAAGCTGATCGTTGTCGACCCGCGGCGCACCGCCACCGCGGAGAAGGCCGACCTGTACCTTCAACTCCGGCCCGGCACCGATCTGGCGCTGCTGAATGGTCTGCTGCATCTGCTGGTGGAATCCGGCGATATCGACGCCGATTTCATCGCGGCGCATACCGAGGGCTGGGCGGCGATGCCGGAATTCCTCGCCGACTATCCGCCTGCGCGGGTCGCCGATCTCACCGGTCTGGCCGAGGCCGATATCCGCACCGCGGCAACGATGATCGCTCAAGCCGGCGAATGGATGTCGTTGTGGACGATGGGGCTGAACCAGAGCACCCACGGCACCTGGAACACCAACGCCATCTGCAACCTGCACCTCGCCACCGGCGCCATCTGCCGGCCGGGCAGCGGCCCGCTGTCGTTGACCGGCCAGCCCAACGCGATGGGCGGGCGCGAAATGGGTTACATGGGGCCCGGATTGCCCGGTCAGCGCTCCGTGGTCTCGGCCGCGGACCGGTCGTTCGTCGAGTCGATGTGGGGCCTGGAACCGGGCACGATCCGCTCCGAGGTGAATCGCGGCACCGTCGACATGTTTTCCCAGATGGCCTCTCGCGACATCAAGGCCTGCTGGATCATCTGCACCAATCCGGTAGCCTCCGTGCCCAACCGCGCCGGCGTGATCGCCGGGCTCGAGGCCGCTGAATTCGTCGTCACGCAGGACGCCTACGCCGATACCGCCACCACCCGCTATGCCGACGTGGTGTTGCCTGCGGCGCTGTGGGCGGAATCCGACGGGGTGATGGTCAACTCCGAGCGCAACCTGACCCTGGTTCAGCGTTGTGTTCCGTCGGCCGGACAGTCCCGGCCCGATTGGCAGCTGATCTGCCAAGTCGCCGCCGCAATGGGGTTTGGTGCGCACTTCGACTATCGGTCCAGTGAAGAGGTCTTCGACGAGATCCGTGGGTTCGCCAATCCCCAGACCGGCTACGACATTCGCGGCGTCAGCTATGACCGGTTGCGGGAGACACCGGTGCAGTGGCCGTGCGCGCCCGGCGACACCGACGATCGCCACCCGATCCGCTACCTCGACGACGGGGTACTGGCGTTCGCCACACCGTCGGGCCGCGCCGTGTTCCACGCCAGGCCGCACATGGAACCGCACGAATGCCCCGACGACGAATATCCGTTGGTGCTCAACACCGGTCGGCTGCCGCACCAATGGCACACCATGACCAAGACCGGCCGGGTCGCCAAGCTCACTCGCCTGGACAACGGACCGTTCGTGGAGGTCCATCCCGCCGACGCCGCAGCCCTCGACATCCTTGACGGGCAGCCCGTGGAGGTGTCGTCACGGCGCGGCCGCGCCGTGCTGCCCGCCGTCGTCACCGACCGGGTCCGGCCGGGGACGTGTTTTGCGCCGTTTCACTGGAACGACGAACACGGCGACGATGTCACGGTCAACGCGGTCACCAGCGATGCGGTCGATCAACAATCTCTGCAGCCGGAATTGAAGGTGTGCGCGGTGCGTCTGCATCCCCTCGATATGAGTCCTGTTCAGGCGCAGCCTGACCGGAGGGCACTGTCGGGGGGACCCGTCGTGCTGTGGGCCTCACAGACCGGGAACGCCGAGGACCTGGCCGCCCGGCTGGTGGACGAATTCGCGACCAACGGCGTCGAGGCCGACCTGGCGTCGATGGCCGATGTCAACCCAGCCGAACTCGCCTGTGTCCGAGACGTGTTCGTGGTGACGAGCACATTCGGTGACGGCGGGCCACCGGACAACGGCGTCACGTTCTGGGGCCGGCTACGGGCGCCCGACGCACCGGCGTTACCCGGCGTCCGGTTTGCAGTGCTGGGTATCGGCGACCGCTCCTACGACCAGTTCTGTGGACACGCCCGCGCAGTGGATGCCCGGCTGGCCGAGCTGGGCGGGCGGCGCGTCGTCGATCGCAGCGACTGTGAGATCCACGACGAGGTGGCAATCGGGCAGTGGATCCGCCGGATCGTCCGGCTCATCAATCCGGCTGCAACAGTTGAGGTTCCGACCGCCACCGCGGCCAAACGGTTCACCCGCGCCGAACCCATCCATGCCAAGCTGAGCCGCAACGTCCGGCTCACGCCCGTGTCGGCGGCCAAGGAGGTGCGGGAGTTCGGCTTCGACATCTCCGAGCACGGCGTCGGCTACTCCGTCGGCGACTCGCTCGGCGTGATGCCGATCAACGATGACGACGATGTGTCGGAATGGTTGTCGGTCACCGGTTTACCGGGTGACGAGGTGATCGAGGTCGACGGTGTGGACTGCACCTTGCGCGAAGCGCTGACCACCCGTTACGACATCTGCCGGCTCACCCCCAACCTGGTGACCTTCCTCGCCGACGCCGCCACCGACAAGGCCACGGTCAAACACCTGCGCGGTGCACTGGAGAACTTGGACACCTGGCGCCTGGGCCGCAACGGAATCGATGTGATCCGCAGCTTCGGGGTGCGGGCCGATGCCCGGCAATGGCAGGACGCGCTCGTGCGGCTGACGCCACGGTCCTACTCGATCTCGTCGAGCCCGCTGATCAGCCCGCACGAGGTGCAGCTGACGGTGTCGGTGGTGCGCTACGACGGACCGCACGGCGCCCGGCGCGGGGGAGTGTGTTCGACGTATCTGGCCGATCGTGCCGCCGATGCGGCCACGCCGATCTTCCTTCAGCACTCACCGCATTTCCGTCCGCCGCACGATCCGTGCGCACCGGTCGTGATGATCGGTGCGGGCACCGGCATCGCGCCGTTCCGTGGCTTCCTGCAGGAGCGCCGCGCGCTGGGCCACACCGGCCGCAACTGGTTGTTCTTCGGTGATCAGCACCGCGCCGAGAACTTCTACTACCGCGACGATCTCACTTCGATGGTGTCCGACGGCTTCCTGAGCCGTCTCGATCTGGCATTCTCCCGCGACCAGGCCAAGCGAATCTACGTGCAGAACAAGATGATCGACAACGGTGCGCTGCTGTGGAGCTGGCTTCAGGACGGCGCACACCTGTACGTGTGCGGCGACGCGGCGGGCATGGCCACCGGCGTGGACGCCGCGCTGAGCACGATCATCGCGACGCATGGGCGCTTGAGTGCCGAGGCCACCCACGATTACAAGCGGGAACTCGTTGCGACGAAGCGCTACTTGCGCGACGTGTACTGA
- a CDS encoding nitrate/nitrite transporter — protein MQTSPTRSGYDIDDWDAEDVEAWNNGGAKIARRNLIWSIFAEHVGFSVWSIWSVMVLFMPQGVYHIDAAGKFFLVAVPTLVGALLRIPYTFATAHFGGRNWTIFSALALLIPTVLTLYFMAHPGTSYTTFLIVAAFAGLGGGNFASSMTNINAFYPQRYKGWALGLNAGGGNIGVAVIQIVGLLVIATVGNRSPHLVCVVYLVLTALAAVGAAMFMNNLTNQRSDARSMIDVAAQRDSWLISLLYIGTFGSFIGFGFAFGQVLQINFLAGLAHGGPATPAMTAQASLHAAQIAFIGPVLGSLSRPLGGWLSDRFGGGKVTLYTFFAMIAAAMWLVAAGEIDDATPGPASGATMAAFIAGFITLFILSGMGNGSVYKMIPSIFEAKSKSLDVGTAERSAWSLRMSGALIGIAGAIGGLGGVGVNIALRASYLSPAKSATMAFWVFLGFYVLCAAITWVAYVRTPKRAAVITSDNPAVDSAAAVA, from the coding sequence ATGCAGACTTCACCCACCCGCAGTGGCTACGACATCGACGACTGGGATGCCGAAGACGTCGAAGCCTGGAACAACGGCGGCGCGAAAATCGCACGCCGCAACCTGATCTGGTCGATTTTCGCCGAGCACGTCGGCTTCTCGGTGTGGTCCATCTGGTCGGTGATGGTGCTGTTCATGCCGCAGGGCGTGTACCACATCGACGCGGCAGGCAAGTTCTTCCTCGTGGCCGTACCGACCCTGGTGGGCGCCCTGCTGCGGATCCCGTACACGTTCGCCACTGCCCACTTCGGCGGTCGCAACTGGACGATCTTCTCGGCGCTGGCGCTGTTGATCCCGACGGTGCTGACGCTGTATTTCATGGCGCACCCGGGCACGTCGTACACGACGTTCCTGATCGTGGCCGCCTTCGCCGGGCTGGGCGGCGGCAACTTCGCCTCCTCGATGACCAACATCAACGCCTTCTATCCGCAGCGGTACAAGGGCTGGGCTCTGGGACTCAACGCCGGTGGCGGCAACATCGGCGTTGCCGTCATCCAGATCGTCGGGCTGCTGGTCATCGCGACCGTGGGCAACCGGTCGCCGCATCTGGTCTGCGTGGTCTACCTGGTGCTCACCGCATTGGCCGCCGTCGGCGCAGCGATGTTCATGAACAACCTGACCAACCAGCGCAGCGATGCGCGCTCGATGATCGACGTTGCGGCACAACGAGATTCGTGGCTGATCTCGCTGCTGTATATCGGTACCTTCGGGTCGTTCATCGGGTTCGGCTTCGCCTTCGGTCAGGTACTGCAGATCAACTTCCTGGCCGGGCTGGCCCACGGTGGACCCGCGACCCCGGCGATGACCGCGCAGGCATCGCTGCACGCCGCCCAGATCGCTTTCATCGGACCCGTTCTCGGCTCCCTGTCGCGCCCGCTCGGCGGCTGGCTGTCGGACCGGTTCGGCGGCGGCAAGGTCACCCTCTACACGTTCTTCGCGATGATCGCCGCCGCCATGTGGCTGGTCGCCGCGGGTGAGATCGACGACGCGACGCCCGGGCCGGCATCCGGTGCCACCATGGCCGCGTTCATCGCCGGATTCATCACGTTGTTCATCTTGTCCGGGATGGGAAACGGCTCGGTCTACAAGATGATCCCGTCGATCTTCGAGGCCAAGTCGAAGAGCCTTGATGTCGGCACGGCCGAGCGCAGCGCGTGGTCACTGCGGATGTCGGGCGCGCTGATCGGAATCGCCGGTGCGATCGGCGGACTCGGCGGGGTCGGGGTGAACATCGCCCTGCGGGCGTCGTATCTGTCCCCGGCGAAGTCCGCGACCATGGCTTTCTGGGTGTTCCTCGGCTTCTACGTGCTGTGCGCAGCGATCACCTGGGTGGCCTACGTCCGCACACCCAAGAGGGCCGCTGTCATCACGTCCGACAACCCCGCGGTCGACAGCGCCGCAGCCGTCGCATGA
- the nirB gene encoding nitrite reductase large subunit NirB — protein sequence MSPASRTVVVVGHGMVGHRFVEALRDRDRDGIWRVVVLCEEPTAAYDRVGLSSYIDGWDRTTLALPGNDYAGDDLVDLRIGEPAVAIERDVREVVTSAGERIGYDAVVLATGSYPFVPPIPGSDSDRCFVYRTLEDLDAIRAAAATARPGATGIVVGGGLLGLEAANALRLLGLTPHVLERSPRLMPIQVDDGGGALLNRLITDLGIVVHTDVASTEIVESADGITVSLSNGERLDGAMLVFSAGVRPRDELARTSGLPIAERGGVLTDISCATDDPRVYAIGEVAAVEGRCYGLVAPGYTMAEVVADRLVGGAAEFPGADLSTKLKLLGVDVASFGDAHGSTPGALEVVLNDAVNQTYAKLVVSDDVSTLLGGVLVGDATAYATLRPLVGRPLPADPATLISPAGAEVGVGALPDEAQICSCNAVSKAAICGAIADGAHDVPAIKCATAAGTSCGSCIPMLKRMLESQGVAMSKALCEHFAQSRAELFQIVASTGIRTFSKLITEHGTGTGCDICKPVVASILASTSSDHILDDQTAALQDTNDHFLANIQRNGTYSVVPRLPGGEVTPEQLMVIAQVARDFDLYTKITGGQRIDLFGARVEQLPQIWKRLVDAGMESGHAYGKSLRTVKSCVGSSWCRYGVQDSVAMAVELELRYRGLRSPHKIKMGVSGCQRECAEARGKDVGVIATEKGWNLYVGGNGGATPKHAQLLAGDLDSDTLVRYIDRYLMFYIRTADRLQRTAVWQESIEGGLDHIRDVVCADALGIAADLDDAMARHVEGYSDEWAGVLNDQEKLARFVSFVNAPDESDPTVAFDESGPRKVPLLLGMPGSVNVAESRT from the coding sequence ATGAGCCCCGCGAGCCGGACCGTCGTGGTCGTCGGACACGGTATGGTCGGCCACCGGTTCGTCGAGGCGCTGCGGGATCGCGACCGCGACGGGATCTGGCGGGTGGTCGTGCTGTGTGAGGAACCCACGGCGGCATACGACCGGGTCGGGTTGTCGTCCTATATCGACGGCTGGGACCGCACGACGCTGGCCCTGCCCGGAAATGATTATGCCGGAGACGATCTGGTCGATCTGCGGATCGGCGAGCCGGCCGTCGCGATCGAACGCGACGTCCGTGAGGTCGTCACCTCAGCGGGCGAGCGCATCGGTTACGACGCGGTTGTGCTGGCGACCGGCTCGTACCCGTTCGTTCCGCCGATCCCCGGTAGCGACTCCGACCGTTGCTTCGTGTACCGGACGCTGGAGGACCTCGACGCTATCCGCGCGGCTGCTGCCACGGCCCGGCCCGGGGCGACCGGCATCGTCGTCGGCGGTGGTCTGTTGGGACTGGAAGCGGCCAACGCGCTGCGCCTGCTGGGCCTCACGCCGCATGTGCTGGAACGGTCGCCGAGGCTGATGCCGATCCAGGTGGACGACGGCGGCGGTGCGCTGCTGAACCGGTTGATCACCGATCTCGGCATCGTCGTCCACACCGATGTCGCGTCCACCGAGATCGTCGAGAGCGCCGACGGGATCACGGTGTCGCTGTCCAACGGTGAGCGGCTCGACGGGGCGATGCTGGTGTTCTCCGCAGGCGTGCGCCCGCGCGACGAACTGGCCCGGACGAGCGGGCTTCCGATCGCCGAACGGGGCGGGGTGCTGACCGACATCAGTTGCGCGACCGATGATCCGCGGGTGTACGCCATCGGTGAGGTCGCCGCGGTGGAAGGCCGTTGCTACGGGCTGGTGGCGCCGGGCTACACCATGGCCGAGGTGGTGGCAGACCGGCTGGTCGGCGGCGCCGCCGAATTCCCGGGTGCCGACCTGTCCACCAAACTCAAGCTCCTCGGCGTCGACGTCGCGAGCTTCGGCGATGCCCATGGCAGCACACCCGGGGCGTTGGAAGTCGTGCTCAACGATGCCGTCAACCAGACCTACGCCAAACTCGTTGTTTCCGATGATGTTTCGACGCTGCTGGGTGGAGTGCTGGTCGGCGACGCCACCGCGTACGCCACCCTGCGCCCGCTGGTCGGCCGCCCGCTGCCCGCCGACCCGGCCACGCTGATCTCGCCGGCCGGCGCCGAGGTCGGTGTGGGCGCACTTCCGGACGAGGCGCAGATCTGCTCGTGCAACGCGGTGTCCAAAGCCGCCATCTGCGGAGCCATCGCTGATGGCGCGCACGACGTGCCGGCGATCAAATGTGCCACCGCCGCTGGAACATCCTGCGGCAGTTGCATTCCCATGCTCAAGCGGATGCTTGAGTCGCAGGGCGTGGCCATGTCCAAGGCGCTGTGCGAACATTTCGCGCAGTCCCGCGCGGAGCTGTTCCAGATCGTCGCGTCGACCGGTATCCGTACGTTCTCGAAACTGATCACCGAGCACGGGACGGGAACCGGCTGCGACATCTGCAAGCCGGTGGTGGCCTCGATTCTGGCGTCCACGTCGTCGGACCACATTCTCGACGACCAGACGGCCGCACTGCAGGACACCAACGACCACTTCCTGGCCAATATCCAGCGCAACGGCACGTATTCGGTGGTGCCGCGGCTGCCTGGTGGTGAGGTCACCCCCGAACAGCTGATGGTGATCGCGCAGGTGGCTCGCGATTTCGACCTCTACACCAAGATCACCGGCGGCCAGCGCATCGACCTGTTCGGCGCCCGCGTCGAACAGCTGCCGCAGATCTGGAAGCGGTTGGTCGATGCCGGCATGGAATCGGGGCACGCCTACGGCAAATCGCTGCGCACGGTCAAGAGTTGTGTCGGCTCGTCGTGGTGCCGCTACGGCGTGCAGGACTCGGTGGCAATGGCCGTCGAGCTCGAATTGCGCTATCGCGGACTACGTTCACCCCACAAAATCAAGATGGGCGTCTCCGGCTGTCAACGAGAATGCGCGGAGGCGCGGGGTAAGGACGTCGGGGTGATCGCCACCGAGAAGGGCTGGAATCTCTACGTCGGTGGCAACGGTGGCGCCACTCCGAAACACGCGCAGCTGCTGGCCGGCGACCTCGATTCCGACACCCTGGTCCGCTACATCGACCGCTACCTGATGTTTTACATCCGCACCGCAGACCGCTTGCAGCGCACCGCTGTTTGGCAGGAGAGCATTGAGGGTGGGCTTGATCACATCCGCGATGTGGTGTGTGCGGATGCGTTGGGTATCGCCGCCGACCTCGACGACGCGATGGCCCGACATGTTGAGGGCTACTCCGACGAGTGGGCGGGTGTGCTGAACGACCAGGAAAAACTGGCTCGTTTCGTGTCGTTCGTCAATGCTCCCGACGAGTCGGACCCGACGGTCGCGTTCGACGAAAGCGGCCCCCGCAAGGTGCCGCTACTGCTGGGCATGCCCGGCAGCGTCAACGTGGCCGAAAGCCGAACGTAA
- the nirD gene encoding nitrite reductase small subunit NirD, which translates to MTVLADARVGLDLDVWTTACPRSALLPGRGVAVLLPGGEQAALFLLADGTLAAVGNIDPFGRAAVMSRGLVGDRRGEPTVASPLLKQVFSLVDGRCLDDESHALPVYDVRVVDGFVEIRSR; encoded by the coding sequence ATGACAGTTCTTGCGGATGCCCGGGTCGGACTCGACCTCGATGTGTGGACCACCGCCTGCCCGCGTAGCGCACTGCTGCCCGGTCGCGGCGTCGCGGTGCTGCTGCCCGGCGGCGAGCAGGCCGCGTTGTTCCTACTGGCCGACGGCACACTGGCCGCGGTCGGCAATATCGACCCGTTCGGCCGCGCCGCGGTGATGTCGCGCGGATTGGTCGGGGATCGGCGTGGCGAGCCCACCGTGGCGTCGCCTTTGCTCAAGCAGGTGTTCTCCCTGGTCGACGGTCGGTGCCTCGACGACGAGTCACACGCACTGCCGGTCTACGACGTCAGGGTGGTCGATGGATTCGTCGAGATCAGAAGTCGCTGA
- a CDS encoding uroporphyrinogen-III synthase, giving the protein MDSSRSEVADPLTGFTVGVTAARRAEELITLLERRGAAVVHAPTIRIVPLVDDVELHRVTEQLIAEPPDLVVVTTGIGFRGWVEAAHGWDVHDGLLAALGSTRILARGPKARGAVRQAGLCEEWSPESESSVEVLERLLSEGVDQLRIAVQLHGAASEWEPDTDICDALTRAGAQVVRVPVYRWEQPDDTRRIDQLISMIVNSDVDAVSFTSAPAVASLLERAKAVGALDCLIHALRHNVAVFCVGPVTASPLARLGVEPRSPQRYRLGALARLITDELPVLAKQFSAGGHRISVRSASVEVDGQLKVLPPAAMALLRRLLVAPGLVVSREELLAELPGGGDDTHAVETAMARLRSALAAPRVVQTVVKRGYRLAVDVEAS; this is encoded by the coding sequence ATGGATTCGTCGAGATCAGAAGTCGCTGACCCGCTGACGGGCTTCACCGTCGGGGTCACCGCCGCGCGCCGGGCCGAAGAACTCATCACGCTCTTGGAGCGTCGCGGTGCCGCGGTCGTTCACGCGCCGACGATCCGGATCGTGCCGCTGGTCGACGATGTCGAACTGCACCGGGTGACCGAACAGCTCATCGCCGAACCACCCGACCTGGTGGTGGTGACCACCGGTATCGGGTTCCGCGGCTGGGTCGAGGCCGCCCACGGCTGGGACGTGCACGACGGGTTGCTCGCGGCACTGGGGTCGACGCGCATCCTGGCCCGTGGCCCGAAGGCCCGTGGCGCGGTTCGCCAGGCCGGGTTGTGCGAGGAGTGGAGCCCGGAGTCGGAATCGTCGGTGGAAGTGCTGGAACGGCTGCTGTCCGAGGGCGTGGACCAGTTGCGCATCGCGGTGCAACTGCATGGTGCCGCCAGCGAATGGGAACCCGACACCGACATCTGTGACGCGCTGACCCGGGCCGGAGCCCAGGTGGTCCGGGTGCCGGTGTACCGCTGGGAACAGCCCGACGACACCCGGCGCATCGACCAGCTGATCTCGATGATCGTCAATTCCGACGTCGATGCCGTGAGCTTCACCAGTGCACCCGCTGTCGCCTCCCTACTTGAACGTGCGAAAGCCGTTGGGGCACTGGACTGTCTGATCCACGCGCTGCGTCACAACGTGGCGGTGTTCTGCGTCGGCCCGGTGACGGCGAGCCCCCTGGCCCGGCTCGGTGTCGAACCGCGCTCGCCGCAACGGTACCGGCTCGGCGCGCTGGCCAGGCTGATCACCGATGAATTGCCGGTCCTGGCAAAGCAATTCAGCGCCGGAGGTCACCGCATCAGCGTCCGCAGCGCCAGCGTCGAGGTCGACGGCCAGCTCAAGGTGCTACCGCCGGCGGCCATGGCACTGCTGCGCCGGCTGCTGGTGGCGCCCGGGCTGGTGGTGTCCCGCGAAGAGCTCCTTGCCGAACTGCCCGGCGGTGGTGACGACACCCATGCGGTGGAGACCGCGATGGCGCGGCTGCGCTCCGCGTTGGCCGCCCCACGGGTGGTCCAGACCGTCGTCAAGCGCGGTTACCGACTCGCGGTGGATGTGGAGGCGTCATGA
- a CDS encoding sirohydrochlorin chelatase, giving the protein MTPELILVAHGTRNQLGLATITEIASAVAEHVGPVRTAFVDVLGPNPREVLADSAAPAIVVPAFLASGYHVNTDLPARVAESGHTCVTITPALGPDPVLAEIMRTRLLEAGWSPGDAVVMAAAGSSDPSARRELVHAASLLADRVGEVHLGFVATGAPTVADLVGRIRSRGRRVFIASYLLAPGVFHTKLAGCGAQAVTEPLGAHPELVALLARRFTARIGITIH; this is encoded by the coding sequence ATGACACCCGAACTGATCCTGGTCGCCCATGGCACCCGAAATCAGTTGGGGCTGGCCACCATCACCGAGATCGCGTCGGCCGTCGCCGAACATGTCGGTCCCGTGCGTACCGCGTTCGTCGACGTACTCGGGCCCAATCCCCGTGAGGTGCTCGCCGATTCGGCGGCACCGGCGATCGTCGTTCCGGCCTTCCTGGCGTCGGGCTACCACGTCAACACCGACCTGCCGGCCCGGGTGGCCGAGAGCGGCCACACCTGCGTCACGATCACGCCGGCCTTAGGACCTGATCCGGTGTTGGCCGAGATCATGCGGACCCGGCTGCTCGAGGCGGGCTGGTCGCCCGGTGACGCGGTGGTGATGGCAGCGGCCGGATCGTCGGATCCGTCGGCCCGGCGGGAACTGGTCCACGCCGCGTCCCTGCTGGCCGACCGGGTAGGGGAGGTGCACCTCGGCTTCGTCGCCACCGGTGCGCCGACCGTCGCGGATCTCGTGGGCCGGATCCGCTCTCGGGGACGGCGGGTGTTCATCGCGTCCTACCTGTTGGCGCCCGGGGTGTTCCACACCAAGCTGGCCGGTTGCGGCGCACAGGCGGTGACCGAGCCGCTCGGCGCACACCCCGAGCTCGTGGCGCTGCTGGCTCGCCGTTTCACTGCGCGCATCGGCATAACGATTCACTGA